The following are from one region of the Salvia hispanica cultivar TCC Black 2014 chromosome 1, UniMelb_Shisp_WGS_1.0, whole genome shotgun sequence genome:
- the LOC125215598 gene encoding LOW QUALITY PROTEIN: short chain dehydrogenase/reductase dpfgH-like (The sequence of the model RefSeq protein was modified relative to this genomic sequence to represent the inferred CDS: inserted 1 base in 1 codon) translates to MGKSDFSIHIQICISISSVAMFLLKTWTSVAFGVYGYQNFTKTGFFKALAMQARIEGKNCVVTWANSGIGYATAEGLAARGATVYIVCRSKVRGEAXRSKIQSATGNQNVHLEICDVSCIGDVKTLASRFSVKDDPVHILAWTLVAFGVYGYQKFTKKVFLEHAKNLRSEDEQGRIEGKKCVVTGANSGIGYATAEGLAARGATVYIVCRSKEWGEAAHSKIQSATGNKNVHLEICDISSIDDVKTLASRFCAMDEPVHILRLSSNLRTSDEGADTVIWLALQPKEKLVLLRPG, encoded by the exons ATGGGAAAATCCGATTTTTCAATTCACATTCAAATttgtatttcaatttcatcagTCGCCATGTTTCTTCTCAAG ACATGGACATCAGTAGCATTTGGGGTATATGGTTACCAGAATTTCACCAAAACGGGTTTTTTT AAAGCATTGGCTATGCAAGCACGAATAGAAGGGAAGAACTGTGTTGTGACATGGGCGAATTCTGGCATTGGCTATGCAACTGCAGAGGGCCTAGCTGCACG TGGAGCAACGGTGTATATAGTGTGCCGGAGCAAGGTGAGGGGCGAGG GACGCTCAAAGATCCAGTCTGCAACAGGCAATCAGAATGTCCATTTGGAG ATTTGTGATGTTTCTTGTATTGGCGATGTGAAAACTTTGGCTTCGCGATTTTCAGTGAAGGATGATCCTGTGCATATTCTG GCATGGACATTAGTAGCATTTGGGGTGTATGGATACCAGAAATTTAccaaaaaagttttttt GGAGCATGCAAAGAATCTCAGATCAGAAGACGAGCAAGGACGAATAGAAGGGAAGAAGTGCGTTGTGACAGGGGCGAACTCTGGCATTGGCTATGCAACTGCAGAGGGCCTAGCTGCACG TGGAGCAACAGTGTATATAGTGTGCCGGAGCAAGGAGTGGGGTGAGGCAGCACACTCAAAGATCCAGTCTGCAACGGGCAATAAGAATGTCCATTTGGAG ATTTGTGATATTTCTTCCATTGACGATGTGAAAACTTTGGCGTCGCGGTTTTGTGCGATGGATGAGCCTGTGCATATTCTAAGGTTATCCAGCAACCTTAGAACAAGTGATGAAGGTGCTGATACGGTGATATGGCTGGCCCTACAGCCTAAAGAGAAGCTCGTGTTACTTCGACCGGGCTGA
- the LOC125203093 gene encoding protein DETOXIFICATION 27-like: protein MLYQNSPIKQIHIFHILVVSSNICSAQTPIVSLPLSEIMEISNPSDELNQSLLPPPKQTPETSLAAATWLESKKLWHIVGPTVVSRVSNATMNIITQAFAGHLGDLPLASISIANNVIVGFNWGLLLGMASALETLCGQAYGAKKYGMLGIYMQRSWIVLFLCCFLLLPLYAFAAPLLRLIGQPDDVAEQAGTAAVWLIPLHFSFAFQFPLQRFLQSQLKTAPLIWVPLLALAVHALLNWIFVSKLEMGVIGIAIVLDISWWVLVIGMYAYVAFGGCPLTWTGFSVQAFSGLLEFLKLSASSGVMLCLENWYYRILIVMTGFFTNAKIAVDALSTCLIINSWEMMFAISFFAGIGVRVANELGAGNGQAAKFAMKVCVVHSTAVGVFFFAIVLIFRGNLSLMFSPSSEVAAAVGDLSFLLASSILLNSVQPVLSGVAVGSGWQAWVAWINIFCYYIIGLPIGAVLGWGFNLETKGVWAGMIFGGTAVQTIVLAFITIRTNWEVEVEKATSRVEEWNISDVEADK, encoded by the exons ATGCTTTATCAAAATTCTCCTATAAAACAGATACACATTTTCCATATATTAGTCGTTTCATCAAACATTTGCTCTGCACAAACTCCGATcgtctctctccctctctctgaAATCATGGAAATCTCAAATCCAAGCGATGAACTAAACCAATCACTTCTCCCACCACCCAAACAAACCCCAGAAACCTCCCTCGCCGCCGCAACGTGGCTCGAATCAAAGAAGCTCTGGCACATCGTCGGCCCCACCGTCGTCTCCCGCGTCTCCAACGCCACCATGAACATCATCACCCAGGCCTTCGCCGGCCACCTCGGCGACCTCCCCCTCGCCTCCATCTCCATCGCCAACAACGTCATCGTCGGCTTCAATTGGGGCCTCCTC CTAGGGATGGCGAGCGCGCTGGAGACGCTGTGCGGGCAGGCCTACGGCGCGAAGAAGTACGGAATGCTGGGGATCTACATGCAGCGATCGTGGATCGTGCTCTTCCTCTGCtgcttcctcctcctcccgcTCTACGCGTTCGCGGCGCCGCTGCTGAGGCTGATCGGGCAGCCGGACGACGTGGCGGAGCAGGCAGGAACAGCGGCGGTGTGGCTGATCCCGCTCCACTTCAGCTTCGCGTTCCAGTTCCCGCTGCAGCGGTTCCTGCAGAGCCAGCTGAAGACGGCGCCGCTGATCTGGGTGCCGCTCCTCGCCCTCGCCGTCCACGCCCTTCTCAATTGGATTTTCGTGAGCAAATTGGAGATGGGAGTGATCGGAATCGCGATCGTTTTGGATATCTCGTGGTGGGTCCTGGTCATCGGGATGTATGCCTACGTGGCATTTGGGGGTTGCCCGCTGACGTGGACGGGCTTCTCCGTCCAGGCCTTCTCGGGCCTTCTAGAATTTCTCAAGCTCTCTGCTTCCTCCGGCGTCATGCTTTG TTTAGAGAATTGGTATTACAGAATATTGATAGTGATGACTGGATTCTTCACCAATGCCAAAATAGCTGTCGATGCCTTATCAACATG TTTGATCATCAATTCGTGGGAGATGATGTTTGCAATATCATTTTTCGCTGGAATCGG AGTGCGTGTGGCGAATGAGTTGGGTGCTGGAAATGGGCAGGCAGCGAAATTCGCAATGAAGGTGTGCGTGGTGCACTCGACCGCTGTAGGCGTCTTCTTCTTCGCAATCGTGTTGATTTTTCGAGGCAATTTATCACTAATGTTCTCTCCTAGTAGCGAAGTTGCTGCGGCGGTCGGCGATCTTTCCTTCCTCTTGGCATCAAGCATTCTTCTAAATAGTGTTCAACCGGTTCTATCAG GGGTAGCTGTGGGATCTGGATGGCAAGCTTGGGTTGCttggataaatatattttgctaCTACATTATTGGCCTCCCTATTGGAGCTGTTTTAGGCTGGGGCTTCAATTTGGAAACTAAG GGAGTTTGGGCTGGGATGATTTTTGGTGGAACGGCGGTTCAAACAATTGTATTGGCTTTCATAACGATAAGGACAAATTGGGAAGTTGAG GTTGAGAAGGCGACGAGCCGTGTGGAGGAGTGGAACATCTCTGACGTGGAGGCTGATAAGTAG
- the LOC125212230 gene encoding VQ motif-containing protein 9-like, translating to MVYAAKKKMDNGFDDSASSAAYSNTGSSSISSRDAYLKQLSRNSHKIAKPNRKPLPLPPAASLSDGISILEPNSANSQPQSQQPPVYNINKSDFRDVVQRLTGSPSHERFAAPQTRPPSSRLQRIRPPPLSQIFNRPPPILPQNGGVSQPFTPLPPLPSVHPAAESPVSAYMRFLQSSAPAASASYPWPTPPRHPEALIPQSAPPPESPVSAYMRFLTASPQWNAAAPQQFPAMPPFPAMPLSPLAFGCIPSPKSPYGALFSPTGQLGLPQLPLSPTPPVSSPRWKGM from the coding sequence ATGGTTTATGcggcgaagaagaagatggataACGGATTCGACGATTCAGCTTCTTCCGCAGCTTACTCCAACACTGGAAGCAGCTCAATCAGCTCCAGAGACGCCTATCTCAAGCAATTGAGCAGAAATTCGCACAAAATTGCAAAACCTAATCGGAAGCCCCTCCCCCTCCCTCCGGCGGCGTCGCTCTCCGACGGAATTTCGATTCTCGAGCCGAATTCGGCCAATTCGCAGCCGCAATCGCAGCAGCCGCCGGTCTACAACATCAACAAGAGCGATTTCCGCGACGTCGTCCAGCGGCTCACCGGCTCGCCGTCGCACGAGCGGTTTGCGGCGCCGCAAACCCGGCCGCCGAGCTCTCGATTGCAGAGAATCCGCCCCCCTCCCCTCTCGCAGATCTTCAATCGACCTCCTCCGATTCTCCCCCAAAACGGCGGCGTTTCGCAGCCGTTCACCCCTCTCCCGCCGCTGCCGTCCGTACACCCCGCCGCGGAGTCTCCTGTCTCCGCCTACATGCGGTTTCTCCAATCCTCCGCCCCCGCCGCTTCGGCTTCCTACCCCTGGCCTACTCCGCCGCGGCATCCGGAAGCCCTAATTCCCCAATCCGCTCCGCCGCCGGAATCGCCGGTCTCTGCTTACATGCGATTTCTCACTGCCTCGCCGCAGTGGAACGCCGCCGCGCCGCAGCAATTTCCGGCAATGCCTCCGTTTCCGGCGATGCCGCTCTCGCCGCTGGCGTTTGGGTGCATTCCGTCTCCGAAGTCGCCCTACGGCGCGCTGTTCTCGCCGACGGGTCAATTGGGGCTGCCGCAGCTGCCGTTGTCGCCGACGCCACCGGTTTCGAGCCCTAGGTGGAAGGGGATGTGA
- the LOC125201735 gene encoding 14-3-3-like protein, giving the protein MAPREESVYMAKLAEQAERYEEMVEYMEKVSASLEDKEELSVEERNLLSVAYKNVIGARRASWRIISSIEQKEESRGNEDHVATIKEYRSKIEAELTKICEGILKLLDDRLVPSAGSGDSKVFYLKMKGDYHRYLAEFKTAAERKEAAESTLNAYKAAQDIANTELAPTHPIRLGLALNFSVFYYEILNSPDRACNLAKQAFDEAIAELDTLGEESYKDSTLIMQLLRDNLTLWTSDMQDEGADEAPKAEETAAQQ; this is encoded by the exons ATGGCGCCGCGAGAGGAGAGCGTCTACATGGCGAAACTGGCCGAGCAGGCCGAGCGCTACGAGGAGATGGTGGAGTACATGGAGAAGGTCTCCGCGTCGCTCGAGGACAAGGAGGAGCTCTCCGTCGAGGAGCGCAACCTCCTCTCCGTCGCCTATAAGAACGTCATCGGCGCGCGGCGGGCGTCGTGGCGGATCATCTCCTCCATCGAGCAGAAGGAGGAGTCCAGGGGGAACGAGGACCACGTCGCCACCATCAAGGAGTACAGATCTAAGATCGAGGCCGAGCTCACCAAGATCTGCGAGGGGATCCTCAAGCTGCTCGACGATCGCCTCGTTCCGTCCGCCGGATCCGGCGATTCCAAGGTTTTCTACCTGAAGATGAAGGGCGATTACCATCGGTATCTGGCGGAGTTTAAGACGGCTGCGGAGAGGAAGGAGGCGGCTGAGAGCACTCTCAACGCTTACAAGGCGGCTCAG GACATAGCAAACACCGAACTTGCACCTACACATCCCATTCGATTGGGACTGGCCCTGAACTTCTCTGTTTTCTACTACGAGATCTTGAACTCTCCTGACCGTGCTTGCAACCTTGCCAAACAG GCCTTCGACGAGGCCATTGCTGAGTTGGATACTCTTGGCGAGGAGTCCTACAAAGATAGCACTTTGATCATGCAACTTCTCCGAGACAACCTCACCTTGTGGACCTCTGATATGCAG GACGAAGGAGCCGATGAAGCTCCTAAAGCTGAAGAAACTGCAGCTCAACAATGA
- the LOC125202043 gene encoding receptor-like protein 38: MKVIMSVASGTVWNVMLLATSLVCSSTMRPFPVELGIRRVSSDLNICGSLTLPTMNSTMMPFQKVPSEISTLTRLASLDISNKSGTTLSLELPSLKFLVQNLTGLRELYLDDVNVTSLHERKNWGHIISSHLPKLTSLSLVGCSLDAPLPKSFLQLHSLSILRLDRNNLSAVALHDLFTNFPSLTTLTLGKCKLKGSIPSTFASLTKLIRVDLSYNNLNGSLPSALFEGLSNLVHLNLLGNSFSGNIPQSIFAHPSLLELSLSYNKFNGTFQLEDFQSLPNLTWLDLSGNSLSVDVGNVDSSSHGRLKLKGLGLGSCNLSNFPDFVKHLDLETLDLSNNSIAGEIPSWIWGAKLSQLFLANNNLSGSVPTSICNATRLYNLELSRNNLSGTIPTCLCNATQFVWLRLSGNKLSGSLPACLLIYMKGIDLSRNNISGSIPPFPLERITVLDLSHNNINGSIPDIFRVDCNLRYLDLSHNALEGKIAKSQNHLVG, from the exons ATGAAAGTGATCATGAGTGTTGCAAGTGGCACGGTGTGGAATGTGATGCTTCTGGCTACGTCGTTAGTTTGCAGCTCGACGATGAGGCCATTTCCGGTGGAATTGGGGATTCGTCGAGTCTCTTCAGATTTAAATATCTGCGGAAGCTTAACCTTGCCTACAATGAATTCAACCATGATGCCATTCCAAAAG GTTCCTTCTGAAATTTCGACCTTGACGAGATTGGCTAGTCTCGATATCTCCAACAAGTCCGGCACTACTCTTAGCCTCGAGCTCCCAAGTTTGAAGTTTCTTGTCCAAAATTTAACAGGGCTTAGAGAGCTCTATCTTGATGATGTCAATGTGACTTCCTTGCATGAAAGGAAAAATTGGGGTCATATTATATCATCACATTTACCAAAACTCACCTCTTTGAGTTTGGTTGGTTGTAGTCTTGATGCTCCTTTGCCTAAATCCTTTTTACAACTTCACTCCCTTTCGATTCTTCGACTAGATCGGAACAATCTTTCAGCGGTAGCACTTCATGACTTGTTCACCAATTTTCCGAGTCTCACCACCTTAACTCTTGGCAAATGCAAATTGAAGGGCTCAATTCCATCCACCTTTGCTAGCCTAACAAAGCTTATTCGTGTCGACTTGTCGTATAACAACTTGAATGGCTCACTTCCTTCTGCTTTGTTTGAAGGTCTTTCCAATCTCGTTCATCTAAATCTGTTGGGAAATTCATTCTCCGGTAACATACCCCAGTCTATTTTTGCTCACCCGTCATTGTTGGAACTTAGTCTTAGTTACAACAAATTTAATGGCACTTTTCAACTCGAGGACTTTCAAAGCCTTCCCAATCTCACGTGGCTTGATCTATCCGGCAATAGCTTGTCAGTAGATGTTGGCAACGTCGATTCGAGTTCACATGGACGCCTCAAATTAAAAGGCTTAGGCCTAGGTTCGTGTAACTTGTCCAATTTTCCCGATTTCGTTAAACATTTGGATCTGGAAACATTGGATCTCTCAAACAATAGTATTGCGGGGGAAATACCTAGTTGGATTTGGGGAGCAAAACTCTCCCAGTTGTTTCTTGCTAATAACAATTTAAGTGGATCAGTTCCAACCTCCATCTGCAACGCCACACGACTGTATAATCTTGAATTGTCTCGAAACAATTTAAGTGGAACGATTCCAACCTGCCTCTGCAACGCCACACAATTCGTTTGGCTTAGATTGTCTGGAAATAAATTGAGTGGCAGCTTACCCGCTTGCCTACTTATATACATGAAGGGGATCGATCTAAGTCGTAACAACATCAGCGGAAGCATACCCCCTTTCCCACTCGAAAGGATTACAGTGTTGGATTTGAGTCATAACAACATCAACGGTAGCATTCCAGATATTTTTCGTGTAGATTGTAATCTACGTTACTTGGATCTTAGTCATAATGCTTTAGAAGGGAAGATCGCAAAGTCCCAAAATCATTTGGTAGGTTGA